Proteins co-encoded in one Ziziphus jujuba cultivar Dongzao chromosome 9, ASM3175591v1 genomic window:
- the LOC107426045 gene encoding monothiol glutaredoxin-S11 produces the protein MDKVMRLASEKGVVIFSKTSCCLSYAVNILFQELGVSPVVHELDQDPEGREMEKALMRLGCNGPIPAVFIDGKLVGSTNEVMSLHLSGKLIPQLKPYQNLS, from the coding sequence ATGGACAAGGTAATGAGATTGGCCTCAGAGAAAGGAGTAGTGATCTTTAGCAAGACTTCATGTTGCCTGTCTTATGCAGTCAACATTTTATTTCAAGAACTGGGTGTGAGCCCTGTGGTTCATGAGCTTGACCAGGACCCTGAAGGAAGAGAAATGGAGAAAGCCCTTATGAGGTTGGGCTGTAATGGACCTATACCAGCTGTTTTCATTGATGGGAAGCTTGTGGGATCCACCAATGAAGTCATGTCCCTACACCTAAGCGGCAAGCTGATTCCTCAGCTTAAGCCTTATCAGAATTTATCTTAA